A region of Colletotrichum higginsianum IMI 349063 chromosome 10, whole genome shotgun sequence DNA encodes the following proteins:
- a CDS encoding HET domain-containing protein, whose protein sequence is MEASYEYTSLSHSRATRLIRLYPDANEDAPLGCELEEVSVDKPLPPYVALSYTWNNEEPSVKLKISASAGGDPAVTRILLITPNCAAALKVLRNSDLVRQHGLWIDAICINQACNDEKGDQVAMMATIYDEAKHVLVWLGSEWAPKTYQDVAPFDKRWLRKVCEFHNGLKGCMEFLLISLKRHAFRPTLRSMIIQSNTSSRPLTDDLRLVIDKEVLMHMMKAPYWARAWTFQETMNPSTKLLCQDSRHCPVYVLWYGLQQISFSSS, encoded by the coding sequence ATGGAGGCCTCTTATGAGTACAcgtctctctcccactcCAGGGCGACGCGCCTGATCAGGCTCTACCCCGACGCAAACGAAGACGCGCCGCTTGGGTGCGAACTGGAAGAAGTCTCCGTTGACAAACCTCTTCCGCCTTATGTCGCGCTCTCGTATACCTGGAACAACGAAGAACCAAGCGTGAAGCTGAAGATTTCGGCATCGGCAGGAGGCGATCCGGCCGTCACCAGGATTCTCTTGATAACGCCCAACTGCGCCGCTGCGTTGAAAGTGCTCAGAAACTCCGATCTTGTCCGACAACATGGACTTTGGATCGACGCCATCTGTATCAATCAGGCTTGCAATGATGAAAAGGGTGACCAAGTagcgatgatggcgacaaTCTACGACGAGGCTAAACATGTCCTAGTTTGGCTTGGATCCGAATGGGCACCCAAGACTTACCAGGACGTGGCACCTTTCGACAAGCGGTGGCTACGAAAAGTCTGCGAGTTCCACAATGGCCTCAAGGGGTGCATGGAATTTTTGCTGATAAGCTTGAAACGTCATGCCTTTCGGCCAACCCTCCGCAGTATGATTATTCAGTCCAACACATCTTCACGACCTCTTACTGATGACTTGAGATTAGTGATCGATAAGGAGGTTCTCATGCACATGATGAAAGCCCCCTactgggcgagggcgtggACTTTTCAAGAGACCATGAATCCCTCGACGAAGCTCTTGTGCCAAGACTCCCGTCATTGCCCTGTCTATGTCTTGTGGTACGGATTGCAGCAGATTTCGTTTTCTAGCAGCTGA
- a CDS encoding ankyrin repeat domain-containing protein 29, which yields MWRYRRTALQIAVALREHDLIQILLDLGADPISSSHNGYTALHWLLSPEELIGDRETRQYDMRQPRYLKSRIAASVKALARPLSTQVSAVDIPCKNGKTPLMLAVMVSPTATRTLLDEGAEPNKRDVRGRTALMHFFQGGFSDRSTSILEHLLHAGADSRASNSSGRTVLGYWARCFNPYNKAFSVLASLGALAQRDALVQEMTSLNLPLVVASRLGNAQLCWALLDAGANSDKHGLAASSPLGATREIVADDLDDLMWDPVLHALRAKAYVTTAILLAYGANAFFQVPKLKRTMYNEYSVDRTGTTPLHLVAGSMDDNISHEMNVSEYEIRKSVFVGKDKGAARVPFDTLFGSNFSPKSPCDPLLDATINKLQTPAERQEALAEYMLRNGASVNARTRQGITPLMISICQGQLDLARQLLKHDADPNITAVGGRTPLIVAAWAGRRDLVEALLTSGADPNAQLDARSPDTCSCVELNRQAYRKSDNCRAPLNALALAAERGYCDVVEALLHHGADANLPIVHHVHGWVLSSGERRRQGGSCTPSSSDAEMGLETELKRCQGRISVGTALTWARGEVRNLLLRHGADPTKEEAIRKCDCLNIGEEEEKGRFGQNYDNDYPTGEGSDSDKHLP from the exons ATGTGGAGGTATCGCCGGACCGCTCTACAGATTGCAGTCGCGCTTCGAGAGCACGATCTGATACAGATACTCCTAGACCTGGGTGCAGACCCAATTAGCAGCTCTCACAATGGCTACACCGCCTTGCATTGGCTGTTGTCGCCGGAAGAGCTCATCGGCGATAGGGAAACGAGGCAATACGACATGCGCCAGCCGCGCTATCTAAAATCTCGAATCGCTGCATCCGTCAAGGCTCTCGCACGACCATTGTCCACCCAGGTATCTGCAGTCGACATACCCTGCAAGAACGGAAAGACGCCCCTCATGCTTGCTGTGATGGTCTCTCCAACGGCGACCAGAACGCTGTTGGACGAAGGCGCAGAGCCGAACAAGCGGGACGTTCGGGGCCGCACTGCCCTCATGCACTTCTTTCAGGGAGGCTTCAGTGACCGGTCAACCTCGATATTGGAGCACCTCCTCCATGCCGGAGCTGACAGCCGGGCGTCCAATTCGTCGGGGAGGACGGTGCTGGGCTACTGGGCACGCT GCTTTAATCCCTACAACAAAGCCTTCAGCGTATTGGCTAGCCTTGGAGCACTCGCACAACGAGATGCCTTGGTTCAGGAAATGACCAGTCTGAATCTTCCACTCGTGGTAGCGTCGCGACTCGGCAACGCCCAGCTCTGTTGGGCCCTGCTGGACGCAGGCGCGAACTCGGACAAACACGGGCTTGCAGCAAGCAGTCCACTGGGTGCCACAAGAGAAATCGTCGCGGATGACCTGGACGACTTGATGTGGGACCCAGTCCTGCATGCGTTGCGCGCAAAGGCATACGTGACTACGGCAATTCTCCTGGCATACGGAGCCAATGCTTTCTTCCAAGTACCAAAGCTCAAACGGACGATGTACAACGAATACAGCGTCGACAGGACGGGGACCACGCCGCTTCATCTGGTGGCCGGTAGTATGGACGACAATATTTCGCATGAAATGAATGTG TCGGAATATGAGATCAGAAAATCCGTGTTCGTTGGCAAGGACAAGGGCGCAGCTAGGGTGCCGTTCGATACCCTCTTTGGATCTAACTTTTCCCCCAAATCGCCCTGCGATCCGCTCCTCGATGCCACCATCAACAAACTTCAGACACCTGCCGAGCGTCAAGAGGCCTTGGCCGAGTACATGCTTCGAAACGGTGCGTCCGTAAACGCAAGAACCCGGCAAGGCATCACCCCTCTGATGATCTCCATATGTCAAGGACAGTTGGACCTCGCCAGACAGCTACTCAAGCACGACGCCGACCCCAACATTACTGCTGTTGGAGGCCGCACACCCCTAATAGTAGCAGCGTGGGCCGGTCGCCGAGATCTCGTCGAAGCTCTCCTTACCTCCGGCGCCGATCCGAACGCGCAGCTCGATGCTCGCTCTCCTGACACATGCAGCTGCGTCGAGTTAAACCGGCAAGCGTACAGAAAATCTGATAACTGCCGCGCGCCGCTCAATGCCCTGGCGTTAGCCGCGGAGCGCGGATATTGTGACGTCGTTGAGGCCCTACTTCACCATGGTGCGGATGCCAACTTGCCTATCGTACATCACGTTCACGGATGGGTCCTATCGAGTGGTGAGCGGCGTCGCCAGGGGGGGTCATGCACGCCTAGTTCCTCGGACGCCGAGATGGGGCTGGAGACGGAGCTGAAGCGGTGTCAAGGACGCATCAGCGTCGGAACCGCGCTGACATGGGCCCGGGGAGAAGTGCGGAATTTGTTGCTGCGTCATGGCGCGGACCCCACCAAAGAGGAGGCGATACGGAAATGTGATTGCTTGAACAtcggagaagaggaggagaagggtaGATTTGGGCAAAATTACGACAACGACTATCCGACGGGCGAGGGGAGTGATTCTGACAAACATTTGccatga
- a CDS encoding HET domain-containing protein, which yields MEVATVEYKFKAFQRVVLRLTRDGSPLTWTTEFLLNQKLFNPKDSVKTALAAGLSSYFVKWHIATTFRSACPFLTTDGRFGLGYCALDSGDSICVFSGLPTPLILRPCGLGWKIMGLAHVDGSLDGETWPENEDGLEQWEIV from the coding sequence ATGGAGGTCGCGACAGTCGAGTACAAGTTCAAGGCTTTCCAACGTGTTGTTTTGCGGCTAACACGCGACGGTTCTCCCTTGACGTGGACAACCGAGTTCCTGCTAAACCAGAAGCTATTCAACCCCAAGGACAGCGTCAAAACAGCACTTGCAGCAGGGTTATCCAGCTACTTTGTCAAGTGGCACATCGCCACGACATTCAGGTCGGCATGTCCTTTCCTCACAACAGATGGTCGATTCGGGCTTGGCTACTGTGCCCTTGACTCTGGTGATTCGATCTGTGTTTTTTCGGGGCTACCGACGCCATTGATCCTCCGTCCCTGTGGCCTGGGATGGAAAATCATGGGCCTTGCCCACGTTGACGGTTCGCTGGATGGAGAAACATGGCCTGAAAATGAGGACGGTTTGGAACAGTGGGAAATTGTCTGA